The Methanococcoides methylutens MM1 genome has a window encoding:
- a CDS encoding acyl-CoA synthetase, whose translation MGQDESWNYTPDKHISKGADQVGKEKEAFDYEEERKSFNWDIPEDYNFVDTIRKLAADSSNLMAVTGYPDGTVEKASYQEVWDSAMKFGNVLRDSGIHKGDRVLVILRRGSDVYVTSIAIWAIGGVVVPGTIMLKSRDIEYRMQDAGIKALITNDRAVADEVDRIKDSIADRIPAIDLFFSGQREGWKNYEQEIDAASGKLKIEKLTANDLLAINYTSGTTGAPKGVLHTHSLMYCFDRLNRHYWWNTQSDERCWATTEPGWAKWYWGPFGAVLNAGATNFHYAGRFDPEKWFELLDRWKINRACFTPTELRSMATIEDADQRFELSELKVILTAGEPCTPGIVKFFGEKFGVPVREGYGQTESCVIACTLPGMEIRPGSMGKFTPGVEGAIVDPDTGEKLPPGEKGTIAVVKDHPMLFKGYHNKPEKTAECFIGDWYLTGDLAMMDDDGYIWFESRSDDICLSSGYRIGPFEVESAVDSHEAVLESAMIPSPDQIRGEIVKVFVVLREGYKPSEQLVKDIQKHVKEVTAPYKYPREIEFVRELPKTISGKIKRKELRMNEFETKKDVIEKLKEKGLWKRSD comes from the coding sequence ATGGGACAGGACGAAAGCTGGAACTATACTCCGGACAAGCACATATCAAAGGGGGCCGATCAAGTGGGGAAAGAAAAGGAAGCATTCGACTACGAAGAAGAGAGAAAGAGCTTCAATTGGGATATTCCTGAAGATTATAATTTTGTTGACACCATAAGGAAATTGGCAGCAGACAGCTCAAACCTGATGGCGGTTACCGGGTACCCGGACGGGACAGTGGAGAAAGCATCGTACCAGGAGGTCTGGGATAGTGCCATGAAGTTCGGGAACGTCCTTCGGGATTCCGGGATCCATAAAGGTGACCGGGTGCTGGTGATACTTCGCAGGGGATCAGATGTCTATGTCACCAGTATCGCAATCTGGGCGATCGGTGGCGTGGTGGTTCCCGGTACGATCATGCTCAAAAGCAGGGATATAGAATACAGGATGCAGGATGCAGGGATCAAGGCTTTGATCACAAACGACCGGGCAGTTGCTGATGAGGTAGACAGGATCAAGGATAGTATCGCAGACAGGATCCCGGCCATCGACCTTTTCTTTTCAGGCCAGAGGGAAGGATGGAAAAACTATGAGCAGGAAATTGATGCTGCATCAGGGAAACTGAAGATCGAAAAGCTTACTGCAAATGATCTGCTGGCGATAAATTACACTTCCGGGACCACCGGAGCCCCCAAGGGTGTATTGCATACACATTCATTGATGTACTGCTTCGACAGGCTGAACAGGCACTACTGGTGGAATACGCAATCTGACGAGCGATGCTGGGCAACAACAGAACCTGGCTGGGCAAAATGGTATTGGGGACCATTCGGAGCTGTACTGAATGCAGGAGCTACCAACTTCCATTACGCCGGGAGGTTCGATCCTGAAAAATGGTTTGAATTGCTTGACAGGTGGAAGATAAACAGGGCATGTTTTACGCCAACGGAACTCAGGTCCATGGCAACGATCGAGGATGCAGACCAGAGATTCGAGCTTTCTGAACTAAAGGTCATATTAACTGCAGGAGAGCCCTGCACCCCGGGCATTGTTAAGTTCTTCGGAGAAAAGTTCGGAGTACCTGTGCGGGAAGGATACGGTCAAACGGAATCCTGCGTCATTGCATGCACCCTTCCGGGAATGGAAATAAGACCCGGCTCTATGGGAAAGTTCACACCCGGGGTTGAGGGAGCAATTGTTGATCCTGATACAGGTGAAAAGTTACCGCCAGGTGAAAAAGGAACAATTGCTGTGGTGAAGGACCACCCCATGCTTTTCAAAGGATATCACAACAAACCGGAAAAGACAGCAGAATGCTTCATTGGGGACTGGTACCTGACCGGCGACCTCGCAATGATGGATGACGACGGCTATATATGGTTCGAATCAAGGTCAGATGATATCTGTTTAAGTTCAGGATACAGGATAGGGCCTTTCGAAGTCGAAAGTGCGGTCGATTCACATGAGGCTGTCCTTGAATCTGCAATGATCCCGAGTCCGGATCAGATAAGGGGAGAGATCGTCAAGGTCTTTGTTGTCCTGAGAGAGGGATACAAGCCATCTGAACAACTTGTAAAGGATATCCAGAAGCATGTCAAAGAAGTGACAGCTCCCTATAAGTATCCAAGGGAGATCGAATTTGTCAGGGAGCTTCCCAAGACCATCAGTGGCAAGATCAAACGCAAAGAGCTCAGGATGAACGAGTTCGAGACAAAAAAGGATGTGATAGAAAAACTGAAGGAAAAAGGACTCTGGAAAAGATCAGATTGA
- a CDS encoding Glu/Leu/Phe/Val dehydrogenase has protein sequence MEDSFRFADELGPSKIIHVYEPSVGLRAVLVVDNVAAGPSIGGVRMASDVSTEECFRLARAMTLKNAAAGLPYGGGKAVVYADPKMEKEKKAELLRALACSLREIKEYIFAPDMGTDEDCMACVKDEIGRVVGLPRVLGGIPLDEIGATGWGLRHSTEVALEFCDFKLEGARVAVQGFGAVGKNAARFLAEKGSVVVAIGDSRGTLYNPDGIDVDVVIALKESGGSVVDYPGGQKLERDAVIDVDCDIWIPAARPDVLNEENVHRLRTKLVVEGANIPITQGAEKYLHEKGILCVPDFIANAGGVICAAMEYEGASECAALQAIEEKVRTNTRLVLKNAADKEILPREAALELALSRIHKAMGYRRWSLFSSAPGFV, from the coding sequence GTGGAAGACAGCTTTCGATTTGCGGATGAGCTCGGACCGAGCAAGATCATCCATGTATATGAACCGTCTGTGGGACTGAGAGCGGTACTGGTTGTGGATAATGTGGCAGCTGGCCCTTCTATCGGAGGGGTACGCATGGCATCGGATGTCAGCACAGAGGAGTGTTTTCGTTTGGCAAGGGCCATGACACTAAAAAATGCAGCCGCAGGCCTTCCCTATGGAGGTGGAAAGGCTGTAGTCTATGCTGACCCGAAGATGGAAAAGGAAAAAAAGGCAGAACTTTTACGAGCCCTTGCTTGCTCATTGAGGGAGATCAAGGAGTACATCTTCGCTCCTGACATGGGTACGGATGAGGACTGTATGGCCTGTGTGAAGGATGAGATCGGCAGGGTGGTCGGGCTTCCCAGGGTTCTTGGCGGGATTCCATTAGATGAGATAGGAGCTACAGGATGGGGTCTTCGACATTCCACTGAAGTTGCCCTTGAGTTCTGTGACTTCAAGCTTGAAGGAGCCAGGGTCGCAGTGCAGGGATTTGGTGCAGTTGGTAAGAATGCAGCCCGTTTCCTTGCAGAAAAGGGATCTGTAGTAGTTGCAATTGGTGATTCACGAGGAACGTTGTATAACCCGGACGGAATTGACGTTGATGTAGTGATAGCCTTAAAAGAATCCGGAGGAAGCGTGGTCGATTATCCCGGAGGACAGAAGCTCGAGCGCGATGCGGTCATAGATGTTGATTGTGATATATGGATCCCAGCAGCACGTCCGGATGTCCTGAATGAGGAAAATGTGCATCGCCTGAGGACAAAACTTGTGGTCGAAGGTGCCAACATCCCGATAACTCAGGGAGCTGAAAAATACCTTCACGAAAAAGGGATACTGTGCGTTCCGGATTTCATTGCCAATGCTGGAGGAGTGATCTGTGCTGCCATGGAGTATGAGGGAGCTAGTGAGTGTGCAGCACTTCAGGCCATAGAGGAAAAGGTGCGTACCAATACCAGGTTGGTGTTGAAGAATGCGGCTGACAAAGAAATACTTCCACGGGAAGCTGCCCTGGAACTTGCCCTATCAAGGATACACAAAGCTATGGGTTACAGAAGATGGTCCCTTTTCTCATCAGCCCCGGGATTCGTTTAA
- a CDS encoding thiamine pyrophosphate-dependent enzyme: MDSENIRSIKELPSEENMQPGTAACAGCGGLLTLRYCLKALGENIVIVNAAGCFTLLTIYPFSPFRNSWLYTAMACAPAGAQGVRDALDILIKKGKLDPEENLKVVVLAGDGSAYDMALSSTSGAIYRNLDFYYICYDNEAYGNTGFQHSGASPFGSRTGTTPPGEKVPVGSQLQKKNLFDIWNSHKPPYLATVSPAYPVDLMNKFKKAEQFKGPKLFISHIPCPPGWGFDPSQSVKLAKLSVETGLWPLKESIHGEVEHTFVPKKFKPVEDYLKKQERFSHLFKPERQEEALKSIQEMVDDYWRKNKLLP; the protein is encoded by the coding sequence ATGGATTCAGAAAACATCAGGTCCATAAAGGAACTGCCATCTGAAGAGAACATGCAACCGGGGACCGCTGCCTGTGCAGGTTGTGGTGGCCTCCTGACCCTGAGATATTGCCTGAAGGCATTGGGGGAAAATATCGTAATCGTAAATGCAGCAGGATGTTTCACTCTGCTTACCATTTATCCATTTTCACCTTTTCGGAATTCCTGGCTTTACACTGCTATGGCCTGTGCACCTGCAGGGGCTCAGGGAGTACGGGATGCTCTGGATATACTGATCAAAAAAGGAAAACTTGATCCTGAAGAGAACCTGAAGGTGGTCGTGCTTGCAGGCGATGGTTCTGCATACGACATGGCCCTCTCGTCCACATCCGGTGCCATTTACCGGAACCTGGATTTCTATTACATCTGTTATGATAACGAGGCTTATGGGAATACCGGTTTCCAGCATTCAGGAGCATCGCCCTTTGGTTCAAGGACAGGAACGACACCTCCCGGAGAGAAGGTCCCTGTTGGCTCACAGCTTCAAAAGAAGAACCTGTTCGACATCTGGAACAGTCACAAACCACCATACCTTGCAACCGTTTCACCGGCCTATCCTGTTGACCTGATGAACAAGTTCAAAAAGGCCGAACAGTTCAAAGGTCCAAAACTCTTCATTTCCCACATCCCCTGCCCTCCAGGATGGGGATTTGATCCGTCTCAATCTGTCAAACTCGCAAAGCTCTCAGTTGAGACCGGCTTATGGCCTTTGAAAGAGTCGATCCATGGGGAGGTTGAACATACATTCGTCCCGAAGAAGTTCAAGCCTGTGGAAGACTACCTGAAAAAGCAGGAAAGGTTCTCCCATCTTTTCAAACCGGAAAGACAGGAGGAGGCTCTGAAAAGTATACAGGAGATGGTGGATGATTACTGGAGGAAGAACAAGCTCCTCCCTTAA
- a CDS encoding pyruvate synthase: MAKEMLTGNAAAAWGVRLAEVDYIPAYPITPQTEIIETIAKWISDGEMDAGFVTMDSEHSMVTAAGAASATGARTFTTTSSQGLMYGFEMLFTVAGWRVPLVMVNVSRGLSAPITLGPDHNDILALRDTGFLQIHCETCQEVLDSVLMAYRLAEDDRVLLPLMVNMDGFFLSFTREAVEVPDVEKVRSFLPEYQPEHAFFRAGQPMAQGVAVLGGEFYSYFKYQMHLASQNALEVYREVSDDFERIFGRKYGTIDEYMMEDAEYVLVMTNSFSTLGKAAVKRARENGIKAGLLRPRFLRPFPEADIRNALKGKKAVAVIDQNISVGKGGIIYSEMASCLYNENSRPLMLSFIGGLGGKNISQEEFDLIFEKMIHAEDSGIVGLPHLLYTKKEWEGIKKLKEIAGRQ, translated from the coding sequence ATGGCAAAAGAGATGCTTACCGGTAATGCTGCCGCTGCCTGGGGAGTTCGGTTGGCAGAAGTTGATTACATTCCAGCTTATCCTATAACTCCTCAAACTGAGATAATCGAGACGATTGCAAAGTGGATATCCGATGGAGAGATGGATGCAGGTTTTGTTACCATGGATTCTGAACACTCCATGGTAACAGCAGCAGGAGCTGCTTCAGCCACAGGTGCCAGGACCTTCACTACCACATCAAGTCAGGGTTTGATGTATGGGTTTGAGATGCTATTCACGGTAGCAGGATGGAGAGTACCTCTTGTGATGGTCAATGTATCCCGGGGTCTGTCTGCTCCCATTACACTGGGGCCGGACCACAATGACATCCTTGCACTTAGGGATACTGGATTCCTGCAGATCCATTGTGAGACCTGTCAGGAAGTACTTGATTCTGTTCTGATGGCATACAGGCTGGCAGAAGATGATCGCGTACTTCTGCCGCTGATGGTTAACATGGACGGCTTTTTCCTTTCATTTACCAGGGAAGCTGTAGAGGTTCCTGATGTGGAAAAGGTCAGAAGTTTCCTGCCGGAATACCAGCCGGAGCATGCCTTCTTCAGGGCAGGTCAACCCATGGCTCAGGGAGTTGCAGTCCTTGGGGGGGAGTTCTATTCCTATTTCAAGTACCAGATGCACCTTGCAAGTCAGAATGCTCTTGAGGTCTACAGGGAAGTATCTGATGATTTCGAGAGGATATTCGGCAGGAAGTATGGAACAATTGATGAATATATGATGGAAGATGCTGAATATGTCCTTGTGATGACAAACTCCTTTTCAACTCTTGGGAAAGCCGCAGTGAAAAGAGCACGTGAGAATGGTATCAAGGCAGGTCTGTTGAGGCCAAGGTTCTTACGCCCATTCCCGGAGGCAGATATTAGGAATGCCCTGAAAGGAAAGAAGGCTGTGGCTGTCATCGACCAGAACATCAGTGTAGGTAAGGGTGGTATCATCTATTCTGAGATGGCCAGTTGCCTTTACAATGAGAATAGCAGGCCCCTTATGCTATCCTTTATAGGTGGGCTCGGAGGAAAGAACATCAGCCAGGAAGAGTTCGACCTCATCTTTGAGAAAATGATCCATGCAGAAGATTCCGGAATTGTAGGGCTTCCTCATCTACTTTATACTAAAAAAGAGTGGGAAGGCATTAAAAAACTAAAAGAGATTGCAGGGAGACAATGA
- a CDS encoding 2-oxoacid:acceptor oxidoreductase family protein, producing the protein MLRLRFHGRGGQGAKVASRVLGSAAFLDGYNAQDFPLYGAERRGAPITAFTRISRDDILERGLVSQPDVVVVMDETLLSDPQSTPLSGLKKGGVVFVNTPLTPLETKEEYGIEDHVITLDITKISLDMIGKPVLSSLAAAVAAKVAGIGEKALRDALEKELSGIISERELLDRNTEAAIYCYNAVVPISIETTEKFREKENVISIPFETALVSSPSILSKGNTPLRRTGNWRIFRPVWDYDACTKCMTCVARCPEGCIQLNEDGYPYTDYANCKGCLICAEECPVGAISKVRESHSQTEEEDQ; encoded by the coding sequence ATGCTCAGATTGCGATTCCATGGCAGGGGTGGCCAGGGAGCAAAAGTAGCCAGTAGAGTGCTTGGGAGTGCTGCATTTCTGGATGGCTATAATGCTCAGGATTTCCCATTGTACGGTGCCGAGAGGAGAGGTGCACCAATAACGGCCTTTACCCGCATATCCAGAGATGACATCCTGGAGCGGGGTTTAGTATCACAACCGGACGTTGTGGTAGTTATGGACGAAACCCTGCTATCGGACCCCCAGTCTACTCCTTTATCAGGACTTAAAAAAGGAGGTGTCGTTTTTGTTAACACACCTCTTACTCCTCTTGAAACAAAGGAAGAGTATGGTATCGAAGATCATGTTATCACACTGGATATCACAAAGATCAGCCTTGACATGATCGGAAAGCCTGTTCTCAGCAGCCTTGCAGCCGCAGTTGCTGCAAAGGTGGCAGGTATTGGAGAGAAGGCTCTAAGGGATGCTCTGGAAAAGGAACTTTCAGGAATCATTTCTGAAAGGGAGCTTTTAGATCGAAATACAGAGGCTGCAATTTATTGTTACAATGCAGTAGTGCCTATCAGCATAGAAACCACTGAGAAGTTTCGGGAAAAGGAGAATGTGATCTCCATACCCTTTGAAACTGCCCTGGTCTCTAGTCCTTCAATATTATCCAAAGGCAATACACCCTTACGAAGAACAGGTAACTGGCGCATATTCCGGCCGGTATGGGATTATGATGCCTGCACAAAATGCATGACCTGTGTTGCCAGATGTCCTGAGGGTTGCATTCAGCTGAATGAGGATGGATATCCGTACACTGATTACGCGAACTGCAAGGGGTGCCTGATATGTGCCGAGGAATGTCCTGTGGGTGCTATCAGTAAAGTGCGTGAATCGCACTCTCAGACAGAAGAGGAGGATCAGTAA
- a CDS encoding CidA/LrgA family protein, translating to MKRIVQFAIILSICIAGNALHNFLNVPIPGSVLGMLLLLCLLLTGILKLSMIEDVSNFLLKHLSFFFIPAAVGLITCFSILEGKWAALLFISVVSTIIIVVVTGITVQVLMNRRRSIE from the coding sequence ATGAAGCGTATCGTTCAGTTCGCCATTATTCTTTCTATATGCATTGCAGGCAATGCCCTCCATAATTTCCTTAACGTTCCGATCCCCGGAAGTGTACTGGGAATGCTGCTATTGTTATGCCTTCTTCTGACCGGTATACTGAAGCTATCCATGATAGAAGATGTGAGCAACTTCCTTCTAAAGCACCTGTCATTCTTTTTCATACCAGCGGCTGTCGGGCTGATCACCTGCTTCTCCATACTTGAAGGAAAATGGGCTGCTCTGCTGTTCATATCAGTAGTTTCCACCATCATCATCGTAGTGGTGACCGGCATAACGGTACAGGTGTTGATGAACAGGAGGCGGTCAATTGAATGA
- a CDS encoding LrgB family protein, with amino-acid sequence MNELIESLIRSPVFGIGISISTFYAGSLLYKRTRSPFMNPLLLSMLMIIALLVSLQITFEDYNQGGQFISFFLGPATVILAVPLYKKISLFRENIIPIIGGIGIGSAAGIVSIILMCKMFGLDELLSVSMIPKSVTTPIGIEISDQLGGLPSITVAAIVFTGIAGILIGPQVCRLFKIDDEVAVGIAIGTSSHALGTTKAVEIGETEGAMSGLAIGIAGLVTVFLAPLLAKLLL; translated from the coding sequence TTGAATGAACTTATCGAAAGTCTGATAAGATCCCCTGTCTTCGGAATAGGAATATCCATATCAACATTCTACGCAGGCAGCCTGCTCTACAAAAGAACTCGTTCACCTTTCATGAACCCGCTGCTACTGAGCATGCTGATGATAATTGCCCTTCTGGTAAGCTTACAGATTACTTTTGAAGATTACAACCAGGGAGGTCAGTTCATATCATTCTTCCTCGGGCCAGCCACGGTGATCCTGGCAGTTCCGCTGTACAAGAAGATCAGCCTTTTCAGGGAAAATATCATCCCAATAATTGGAGGTATCGGCATCGGTTCCGCGGCAGGTATCGTGAGCATAATTCTTATGTGCAAGATGTTTGGCCTTGACGAACTGCTAAGTGTTTCCATGATCCCGAAATCCGTAACAACCCCTATCGGGATCGAGATATCGGACCAGCTTGGAGGCCTGCCTTCCATAACAGTTGCAGCCATAGTATTCACAGGAATAGCAGGTATCCTGATAGGACCCCAGGTTTGCAGGTTATTCAAAATAGATGACGAAGTGGCAGTAGGTATTGCCATAGGGACCTCATCACATGCCCTCGGCACGACAAAAGCAGTTGAGATCGGAGAGACAGAAGGAGCTATGAGTGGACTCGCGATCGGTATTGCGGGGTTGGTAACGGTATTCCTTGCCCCTCTGCTGGCTAAGTTACTACTATGA
- a CDS encoding PGF-CTERM sorting domain-containing protein produces the protein MNYKYLSCMILIFSIFISGCVTLTYDTKVDRNGDIAEHTMIIETTSYVYSLMNEETKISEIVASEGGEYSEVWEGDDVQMIISGLIPPNIYTETEDGYLIYRHTITDNFTTDYSELGASAIDVHYYLEMPGDIVDSNANVVDGNKAEWHMVGNTQPEDIYAKSELPSIPGFGLMVSVLAILAVAFFFRKG, from the coding sequence ATGAATTACAAATATCTTTCATGCATGATACTTATTTTCAGTATCTTTATCAGCGGATGTGTGACGCTTACGTATGACACTAAGGTCGATAGAAATGGTGACATTGCAGAGCATACGATGATCATTGAGACCACTTCATACGTATATTCGTTAATGAACGAGGAGACAAAGATAAGTGAAATTGTTGCCTCCGAAGGCGGGGAATACAGCGAGGTCTGGGAAGGGGACGATGTCCAGATGATCATCAGTGGACTTATTCCACCAAACATTTACACAGAAACAGAAGATGGATACCTAATATACCGACACACAATAACCGACAATTTCACCACTGATTACTCTGAATTGGGGGCTTCTGCCATAGATGTGCATTATTATCTGGAGATGCCTGGTGATATCGTTGATTCCAATGCAAATGTGGTTGATGGAAATAAGGCAGAATGGCACATGGTAGGCAACACCCAGCCTGAGGACATATATGCCAAATCCGAACTTCCTTCGATTCCTGGATTTGGATTAATGGTTTCTGTTCTTGCTATCCTGGCTGTAGCATTTTTCTTTAGAAAGGGATAA
- a CDS encoding DUF1801 domain-containing protein gives MLTGFSPRKQNLTLYIMPGFEQYEDLLSRLGKYANGKSCLYIRKLEDIDQDVLRELVGQSVEYMKETSE, from the coding sequence ATGCTCACCGGGTTCTCACCCCGGAAGCAGAATCTCACCCTCTATATCATGCCCGGCTTTGAACAATATGAAGATCTACTGAGCAGGCTCGGCAAGTACGCCAACGGCAAATCCTGTCTGTATATCAGGAAGCTGGAAGATATAGATCAGGATGTGCTGCGGGAACTTGTGGGACAGTCTGTGGAATACATGAAAGAAACAAGTGAATGA
- a CDS encoding zinc ribbon domain-containing protein: protein MYMEQFEGKVFCQSCGMPLEKDEDFGTNADGSKSNEYCNYCFRNGAFTQPDITLEEMIEQCSRAMDEYGIMSLEEAKKLSQQNIPKLKRWK from the coding sequence ATGTACATGGAACAATTTGAAGGCAAGGTCTTTTGCCAGAGTTGTGGAATGCCTCTGGAAAAGGACGAGGATTTTGGAACCAATGCCGATGGATCAAAGAGTAACGAATATTGTAATTATTGCTTCCGGAATGGTGCGTTTACACAACCTGACATAACTCTGGAAGAAATGATCGAGCAATGTTCCAGAGCAATGGATGAATATGGAATTATGTCCCTGGAAGAGGCAAAAAAGCTTAGCCAGCAGAACATTCCAAAGCTCAAGAGATGGAAATGA
- a CDS encoding histidine kinase dimerization/phosphoacceptor domain -containing protein has product MLSLSAIVTISTVTDQQEEMAYKQSIEMTRNYANYFDGNTRTNQGIVKTISTTLSNYENADRDEVNEILKDLLLENPQLVGVYVGYEPNAFDGRDAEFIGEEGHDETGRFVPYWNRIDGQISVEPLVNYETSEYYQGPKELKQTVATEPYLYQGILVVSYDSPIIINDEFVGIAGVDVSLNYFDEVVSEVFVFENGYAFVTSNSGKLLTHPEHKEWIGTKTLDDFGVAEISEMATDIRDGKNGYIETVDPATGREVVMFYEPITEGTYSFVLCAPKDEMLAGVAILRNRLLFMSGFSIILVGGVAYMISRSTDHSIKKMLNDFKVISDNALNGNFDTRADTNVQVDFKKIPVGLNHILDNMSKLTNSNERSMAALQRSESKFRLFFNNSNEPTIIYDTNCNILEVNEVACEFTGYSRDEMLNMKIIDMDSSQDASKVSDMIKKLPEVGTITFESTTACKDGTLIPIEISNRIIEYAGKPAVLSTSRDLTERKNAEKALIENEAMRKKEIHHRIKNNLQIICSLLDLCAMDFDDSSVVQAFMESRGRVVSISLIHEELYQSTDMESINFADYVRKLSDELISSYSVDKDVELKLNVEDIFLGMDIAIPLGIIINEMVTNSLKHAFPEKSGQICIELHHPDENECVLIVSDDGIGFPEEINYRNSTTLGLQLLNTLVDQIGGTITMDSTSGTAFSIVFNKV; this is encoded by the coding sequence GTGCTATCACTATCTGCAATAGTCACTATTTCTACGGTAACGGACCAGCAGGAGGAAATGGCCTATAAGCAGTCCATAGAAATGACCCGAAATTATGCGAATTATTTCGATGGTAATACCAGAACAAATCAGGGTATTGTTAAAACGATCTCAACAACGCTGAGCAATTATGAGAATGCTGACAGGGATGAGGTTAACGAAATACTAAAGGATCTGCTCCTGGAAAATCCCCAGTTGGTCGGAGTTTATGTTGGCTATGAACCCAATGCTTTTGATGGGAGGGATGCTGAGTTCATAGGAGAGGAAGGACATGATGAGACCGGAAGGTTTGTGCCATACTGGAACAGGATCGATGGTCAGATAAGTGTTGAACCTCTTGTAAATTATGAAACATCAGAATATTACCAGGGTCCAAAGGAACTCAAACAAACCGTGGCCACAGAACCTTACCTTTACCAGGGAATACTGGTGGTGAGCTATGATTCTCCTATAATCATCAATGATGAGTTTGTTGGAATTGCCGGGGTAGATGTGTCGCTTAACTATTTTGATGAGGTCGTCTCAGAGGTTTTTGTTTTTGAAAATGGTTATGCTTTTGTCACAAGTAATAGTGGAAAACTATTGACCCATCCGGAGCATAAAGAATGGATCGGGACAAAGACGTTAGATGATTTTGGTGTAGCGGAGATATCGGAAATGGCAACCGATATCAGAGATGGGAAAAATGGATACATAGAAACAGTTGACCCTGCTACCGGCAGAGAGGTTGTAATGTTCTACGAACCTATTACTGAGGGAACCTATAGTTTTGTACTCTGTGCTCCAAAAGATGAGATGCTTGCAGGAGTAGCGATCCTGAGGAACAGGCTGCTATTTATGTCGGGTTTTTCAATAATTCTCGTTGGAGGGGTCGCTTATATGATCTCACGCTCTACAGACCATTCCATCAAAAAGATGCTAAATGATTTTAAAGTGATATCTGATAATGCATTGAACGGAAATTTTGATACAAGAGCCGATACAAACGTACAGGTTGATTTCAAGAAAATACCTGTGGGTCTCAATCACATACTGGATAATATGAGCAAGCTCACAAATAGCAATGAAAGATCAATGGCTGCTTTGCAGAGATCGGAATCTAAATTCAGATTATTCTTTAATAATTCCAATGAGCCAACCATAATATACGATACTAACTGCAACATCCTGGAAGTGAATGAAGTAGCTTGTGAATTCACAGGTTATAGCCGGGATGAAATGCTGAATATGAAAATAATAGATATGGATTCATCTCAGGATGCATCGAAAGTATCTGATATGATCAAGAAATTGCCGGAGGTAGGGACTATCACATTTGAAAGCACGACTGCCTGCAAGGATGGTACTCTTATCCCTATAGAAATAAGCAACCGCATTATTGAGTATGCTGGAAAGCCAGCCGTGCTCTCCACTTCCAGAGATCTCACTGAACGCAAGAACGCAGAAAAAGCTTTGATCGAGAACGAAGCCATGCGTAAAAAGGAGATCCACCACCGTATAAAGAACAACCTGCAGATCATTTGCAGTTTGCTCGACCTTTGTGCCATGGATTTTGATGATTCATCTGTTGTTCAGGCTTTTATGGAAAGCAGGGGACGTGTTGTCTCGATCTCATTGATCCATGAGGAACTTTACCAGTCAACAGATATGGAAAGCATCAATTTTGCTGATTATGTCCGGAAGCTGTCGGATGAACTTATCAGTTCATATTCTGTTGATAAGGACGTTGAACTGAAGCTTAACGTTGAAGATATCTTTTTGGGTATGGATATAGCGATCCCTCTTGGAATAATCATAAACGAAATGGTGACCAATTCCCTGAAACACGCTTTCCCGGAAAAATCCGGTCAGATATGCATTGAACTGCATCATCCGGATGAAAATGAATGCGTACTGATCGTAAGTGATGACGGAATAGGCTTCCCTGAGGAAATTAATTACAGGAACAGCACTACATTGGGTTTGCAGTTGTTGAACACGCTGGTCGACCAGATAGGGGGGACCATTACTATGGATTCCACTTCCGGAACTGCTTTTTCAATTGTATTCAACAAAGTTTGA